In Patulibacter sp. SYSU D01012, a single window of DNA contains:
- a CDS encoding LysR family transcriptional regulator: MLAPFTPPVRPRRRAAHVPPRRRVTPRGTADLRRVRFFVELARDLHFGRSAVRQHVSQPTLSQQIRRLEEELGVELFVRGGGRVTLSAAGAALLPHARELLAQADRFNALAAGQADADGGSHER; this comes from the coding sequence ATGCTCGCTCCGTTCACCCCGCCCGTCCGGCCGCGCCGTCGCGCCGCCCACGTCCCGCCCCGCCGCCGCGTGACCCCGCGCGGCACCGCCGACCTGCGCCGCGTGCGCTTCTTCGTCGAGCTGGCCCGCGATCTGCACTTCGGCCGTTCGGCGGTGCGACAGCACGTGTCCCAGCCGACGCTCAGCCAGCAGATCCGGCGACTCGAGGAGGAGCTCGGCGTCGAGCTGTTCGTGCGCGGCGGCGGCCGCGTCACGCTCTCGGCCGCCGGGGCCGCGCTGCTCCCGCACGCGCGCGAGCTGCTGGCGCAGGCCGACCGCTTCAACGCGCTCGCCGCCGGGCAGGCCGACGCGGACGGCGGGTCGCACGAGCGGTGA
- a CDS encoding L,D-transpeptidase, with translation MIRRALSTGAGRGPHPRAAAAAALAVAALAAVPPSAASAADGGGAAETQALRAALAAPGTPGAAIRVRRPGASGAFVAKLLEPAVARARPGGRAVWRAGVRTRYAGQATRLTIDGARYDDRGRAWVRVLLPVRPNGTRGWLPAASVRAERSPWAVRVRLGARELRVLRDGRLVRRARVVVGAPATPTPRGTFAVYETTHQRDPGGFIGPGALHLTAYSNVLDDYGGGPGVVAIHGRGPAALGDPLGSARSHGCVRVDNRTLRWLRARLGPGTVVRISR, from the coding sequence ATGATCCGCCGCGCCCTGAGCACGGGTGCGGGCCGCGGCCCGCACCCGCGCGCGGCGGCCGCCGCGGCCCTCGCGGTCGCGGCGCTGGCCGCCGTCCCGCCGTCCGCGGCCTCGGCCGCGGACGGCGGCGGGGCCGCGGAGACGCAGGCGCTGCGCGCGGCGCTCGCGGCCCCCGGCACGCCGGGCGCCGCGATCCGCGTGCGGCGCCCCGGCGCGTCCGGGGCCTTCGTCGCCAAGCTGCTCGAGCCCGCCGTCGCCCGCGCCCGCCCGGGCGGCCGGGCGGTCTGGCGCGCCGGCGTGCGCACCCGCTACGCCGGGCAGGCCACGCGCCTGACGATCGACGGCGCCCGCTACGACGACCGTGGCCGCGCGTGGGTCCGCGTGCTGCTGCCGGTCCGCCCGAACGGCACCCGGGGCTGGCTCCCCGCCGCGTCCGTGCGGGCCGAGCGCTCCCCGTGGGCGGTGCGCGTCCGCCTGGGGGCCCGCGAGCTGCGCGTCCTGCGCGACGGCCGCCTGGTGCGACGCGCCCGCGTCGTCGTCGGCGCGCCGGCCACGCCGACGCCCCGCGGCACGTTCGCCGTCTACGAGACGACGCACCAGCGCGACCCCGGCGGGTTCATCGGCCCGGGGGCGCTGCACCTGACCGCCTACTCGAACGTCCTCGACGACTACGGGGGAGGCCCCGGCGTCGTCGCCATCCACGGCCGCGGCCCCGCCGCACTCGGCGACCCCCTCGGGTCCGCGCGCTCGCACGGCTGCGTGCGCGTCGACAACCGCACGCTCCGCTGGCTGCGCGCGCGGCTGGGCCCCGGCACCGTCGTGCGGATCAGCCGATGA
- a CDS encoding SdrD B-like domain-containing protein yields the protein MLRAAAPLVAVAALAAVPAAADAALSTQVALDQSVTGTAPWDATAGPGRDTTASDDVVRTNDTVSYRWSVNVNETTGQQGTFDKVTFKQTLAEGLSWRADDVPAYCKGPGWGIDGRTLTCVFVPSGGKGQTGTTLNFTLTASADGVADGTVATAPADAVSVVAHSGDAESPAAKATPRPVTIRSAPFLDFQKNQPSISRAGNANTADYDIAYPIDVVVPQSRRSTYGQRGFALPDVPITLEDDLSGISPNVEFVGCGNREGTEATCVLDGKRVRITITKLRNGASSTNPNVAHLTLRVRVPRTDVITGDERQRNTVNVIDRFDAGAQAADGDRVPFEGDDAGNNSRAYNLTADSGVDFGGIRFGKRLRTATDGRLATQTADDDGNGQVLAGQRISTRLTITGRRQTGALCDVWDRRTLSLTREGLDAGAAPVRAASVPSGWTAGEDYVVEYGTEAAPTGDDETRWAADRARTACTDASDTWTTTPPADLGTVTKIRIRLLRDLPEQFTDVSLSFLANMKVAADAPNGTTVANFLGTQAEGGAWKASGYAPATHGDRGTGDRARVNGITVSLQKVALTPAANPGSPVSIVSGGRVQFGLSPRVSTPSDAIANPTATNVVVRDRLPEGMQFDASAPTGPDGIAPTVSTDADGREILTWRIPKMVRGEEPQLTYWATTVETKAGDLVNGAIVDSAEDTDGLDEFPTNPTTTGDQHFSRQTVRLQSPGGVRVSKSTRQLFVEPEDALRYTVTYANLTENAANGVDVIDVLPFAGDGQTHGGTVGRDPATAFAGTVPLAGVDVSDGETVRYTDAPPAAVFAATDPQSSTGYGPLPAGYDWCLESELGDAGCPDALEDATAVRVQRTTPLAAGEDVDFDVRLQPRGNASGDLYSNTAAVRYTGGSLGAVSNVRTIRVVASSIGDYVWEDANQDGRQDADEKPLPNVRVTLTGTDKHGREISLETRTDADGKYLFTSSTQAGQDAGVHDLVSGRYVVTFHKDGLPTGTRFTTTRADGVGAAEDSDADATTGRSQEIVLPDPSPTGKDGQDLTIDAGIVIGPGDPPVQPPTTPEQPPVPPTTPPAPPTPPLVAGEQEQGVARLSLVKRASAKVVRAGRTVTYRLTVKNRGNAVANRVRVCDTLPAGTTVVSRGGGRLRGGKVCWTARRLAPGKAVTRTLTLRVDREARTGTVVNRATASATGVRTARARRSVRVQAVAPTALSGSYVTG from the coding sequence ATGCTGCGGGCCGCTGCCCCGCTCGTGGCCGTCGCGGCCCTCGCCGCGGTGCCCGCCGCCGCGGACGCCGCGCTGTCGACGCAGGTGGCCCTGGATCAGTCCGTCACGGGCACGGCCCCGTGGGACGCGACCGCCGGCCCGGGCCGCGACACGACCGCTTCCGACGACGTCGTGCGGACGAACGACACCGTCTCCTACCGCTGGAGCGTCAACGTCAACGAGACGACGGGCCAGCAGGGCACGTTCGACAAGGTGACGTTCAAGCAGACGCTCGCCGAGGGCCTGTCCTGGCGCGCCGACGACGTGCCCGCCTACTGCAAGGGCCCGGGCTGGGGGATCGACGGCCGCACGCTGACCTGCGTGTTCGTCCCCTCCGGCGGCAAGGGCCAGACCGGCACGACGCTCAACTTCACGCTGACCGCGTCGGCCGACGGCGTGGCGGACGGCACGGTCGCGACCGCCCCGGCGGACGCCGTGTCCGTCGTCGCGCACTCCGGCGACGCCGAGTCGCCGGCCGCGAAGGCCACGCCGCGCCCAGTGACGATCCGCTCGGCGCCGTTCCTGGACTTCCAGAAGAACCAGCCGTCGATCTCGCGCGCGGGCAACGCGAACACCGCCGACTACGACATCGCCTACCCGATCGACGTCGTCGTGCCGCAGTCGCGGCGCAGCACCTACGGCCAGCGCGGCTTCGCCCTGCCGGACGTGCCGATCACGCTCGAGGACGACCTGTCCGGCATCAGCCCGAACGTCGAGTTCGTCGGCTGCGGGAACCGCGAGGGCACCGAGGCGACGTGCGTGCTCGACGGCAAGCGCGTGCGCATCACGATCACGAAGCTCCGCAACGGCGCCTCGTCCACGAACCCCAACGTGGCGCACCTGACGCTCCGCGTCCGGGTGCCGCGCACCGACGTGATCACGGGCGACGAGCGCCAGCGCAACACGGTCAACGTCATCGACCGCTTCGACGCCGGGGCGCAGGCCGCCGACGGCGACCGCGTGCCGTTCGAGGGCGACGACGCGGGCAACAACTCCCGCGCCTACAACCTGACCGCCGACAGCGGCGTCGACTTCGGCGGCATCCGCTTCGGCAAGCGCCTGCGCACCGCCACCGACGGCCGGCTCGCCACCCAGACCGCGGACGACGACGGCAACGGCCAGGTGCTCGCCGGCCAGCGCATCTCCACGCGCCTGACGATCACCGGCCGCCGCCAGACCGGCGCGCTGTGCGACGTGTGGGACCGCCGCACGCTCAGCCTGACGCGCGAGGGCCTGGACGCCGGGGCCGCCCCCGTCCGCGCCGCCTCCGTCCCGTCCGGCTGGACCGCCGGCGAGGACTACGTCGTCGAGTACGGCACCGAGGCCGCGCCGACCGGTGACGACGAGACCCGTTGGGCCGCCGACCGCGCCCGCACCGCCTGCACGGACGCGTCCGACACCTGGACGACCACCCCGCCGGCCGACCTGGGCACGGTCACGAAGATCCGCATCCGTCTGCTGCGCGACCTGCCCGAGCAGTTCACCGACGTCTCGCTGAGCTTCCTGGCGAACATGAAGGTCGCCGCCGACGCGCCGAACGGCACGACGGTCGCCAACTTCCTCGGCACGCAGGCCGAGGGCGGCGCGTGGAAGGCCAGCGGCTACGCGCCCGCCACCCACGGTGACCGCGGCACGGGCGACCGCGCCCGCGTGAACGGCATCACCGTGTCGCTGCAGAAGGTCGCGCTGACGCCCGCCGCGAACCCCGGCAGCCCGGTGTCGATCGTCTCGGGCGGCCGCGTGCAGTTCGGCCTGTCGCCCCGCGTGAGCACCCCGAGCGACGCGATCGCGAACCCGACGGCGACGAACGTCGTCGTCCGCGACCGCCTGCCCGAGGGCATGCAGTTCGACGCCTCCGCGCCCACCGGCCCGGACGGCATCGCGCCGACGGTCTCCACCGACGCCGACGGCCGCGAGATCCTGACCTGGCGGATCCCGAAGATGGTCCGCGGCGAGGAGCCGCAGCTGACGTACTGGGCCACCACCGTCGAGACGAAGGCCGGCGACCTGGTCAACGGCGCCATCGTCGACAGCGCCGAGGACACCGACGGCCTGGACGAGTTCCCCACGAACCCGACGACGACCGGCGACCAGCACTTCTCGCGCCAGACCGTGCGCCTGCAGTCGCCGGGCGGCGTGCGGGTGTCCAAGAGCACCCGCCAGCTGTTCGTCGAGCCCGAGGACGCGCTCCGCTACACCGTCACGTACGCCAACCTGACCGAGAACGCGGCCAACGGCGTCGACGTCATCGACGTCCTGCCGTTCGCGGGTGACGGCCAGACGCACGGCGGGACCGTCGGCCGCGACCCGGCCACGGCGTTCGCGGGGACCGTCCCGCTCGCCGGCGTCGACGTCTCCGACGGCGAGACCGTCCGCTACACCGACGCGCCGCCCGCGGCCGTCTTCGCCGCCACCGACCCGCAGTCCAGCACGGGCTACGGGCCGCTGCCGGCCGGCTACGACTGGTGCCTGGAGTCCGAGCTCGGCGACGCCGGGTGCCCCGACGCGCTCGAGGACGCCACCGCCGTCCGCGTCCAGCGGACGACCCCGCTCGCCGCCGGCGAGGACGTCGACTTCGACGTCCGCCTGCAGCCGCGCGGCAACGCGTCCGGCGACCTGTACTCCAACACCGCCGCGGTCCGCTACACCGGCGGCTCGCTCGGGGCCGTCTCGAACGTCCGCACCATCCGCGTCGTCGCCAGCTCGATCGGCGACTACGTGTGGGAGGACGCCAACCAGGACGGCCGCCAGGACGCCGACGAGAAGCCGCTGCCGAACGTGCGCGTGACCCTGACGGGCACCGACAAGCACGGCCGCGAGATCTCGCTGGAGACCCGGACGGACGCCGACGGCAAGTACCTGTTCACGAGCTCGACGCAGGCCGGGCAGGACGCCGGCGTGCACGACCTGGTCAGCGGCCGCTACGTCGTCACGTTCCACAAGGATGGGCTGCCGACCGGCACGCGCTTCACGACGACGCGCGCCGACGGCGTGGGCGCCGCGGAGGACTCGGACGCCGACGCGACGACGGGCCGCAGCCAGGAGATCGTGCTGCCCGACCCGTCCCCGACCGGCAAGGACGGTCAGGACCTGACGATCGACGCCGGCATCGTGATCGGCCCGGGCGACCCGCCGGTGCAGCCGCCGACGACGCCCGAGCAGCCGCCCGTCCCGCCGACGACGCCGCCGGCCCCGCCGACGCCGCCGCTCGTCGCCGGTGAGCAGGAGCAGGGCGTCGCCCGCCTGTCGCTGGTCAAGCGCGCGTCCGCGAAGGTCGTCCGTGCCGGGCGCACCGTCACGTACCGCCTGACGGTGAAGAACCGCGGCAACGCCGTGGCGAACCGCGTGCGCGTCTGCGACACGCTCCCGGCGGGCACGACCGTCGTCTCGCGCGGCGGTGGCCGCCTGCGCGGCGGCAAGGTGTGCTGGACGGCGCGGCGCCTGGCCCCCGGCAAGGCCGTCACCCGCACCCTGACGCTGCGCGTCGACCGCGAGGCCCGCACGGGCACCGTCGTCAACCGCGCGACGGCGTCGGCGACGGGCGTCCGCACGGCCCGCGCGCGGCGCTCCGTCCGCGTGCAGGCCGTCGCCCCGACGGCGCTCTCCGGGTCGTACGTCACCGGATGA